A region from the Nitrospira sp. CR1.1 genome encodes:
- a CDS encoding MBL fold metallo-hydrolase: MQSKVLFNRDDHQWVVIGRDPEKDDHVIDTNEYVIIHRGHAMLLDPGGIQIFPQVLAELAKYVRMQDIKVIFASHQDPDICSSLAMWLDLNPAIKTYCSWLWTGFVSHFSTGAVIMLTPIPDQGMRIRIGDEGPEVEAVPAHYCHSSGNFSLYDPAAGILFSGDIGGALVPDHHASLVVADFEQHIQYMRGFHLRWMPSTVALRGWVQRVRAIKPKMICPQHGSIFEGENVGKLLDWLESLEVGQWKDSAAKTDTRAAA, encoded by the coding sequence ATGCAAAGTAAGGTATTGTTCAATAGAGATGACCATCAATGGGTCGTCATCGGCCGGGATCCTGAAAAGGACGACCATGTCATCGACACCAATGAATATGTGATCATCCACCGCGGCCACGCCATGCTGCTGGACCCGGGCGGCATTCAAATTTTTCCCCAAGTCCTGGCCGAACTGGCCAAGTATGTCCGGATGCAGGATATTAAAGTCATCTTCGCCAGCCACCAGGACCCGGACATCTGCTCATCACTTGCGATGTGGCTCGACCTGAACCCCGCGATCAAAACCTATTGTTCCTGGCTCTGGACCGGTTTTGTCAGCCACTTTAGCACCGGCGCCGTGATTATGCTGACCCCCATTCCGGACCAGGGGATGCGTATCAGAATCGGCGACGAAGGGCCCGAGGTTGAAGCCGTCCCGGCCCATTACTGTCATTCCTCCGGCAATTTTTCCCTCTACGATCCGGCTGCCGGCATTCTCTTTTCGGGTGACATCGGCGGCGCCCTGGTCCCGGATCACCATGCCAGTCTGGTCGTCGCCGACTTCGAACAACACATTCAATATATGCGAGGGTTTCATTTGCGCTGGATGCCCTCCACCGTGGCCCTGCGCGGATGGGTTCAACGGGTTCGTGCCATCAAGCCCAAGATGATCTGCCCGCAACACGGGTCGATCTTCGAAGGTGAAAACGTCGGCAAACTGCTTGATTGGCTGGAGAGCCTAGAAGTGGGGCAGTGGAAGGACAGCGCTGCCAAGACCGACACACGTGCGGCAGCCTGA
- a CDS encoding ubiquinone/menaquinone biosynthesis methyltransferase yields the protein MVRAEQSSIPDSADGAAKAVSTWSGQAREQAVQRMFTAIAGVYDLNNTLLSFGLHHHWKRLTASYVPTVTNGRALDIGAGTADLALLIEPKMGEQGHVVASDLNHAMLAEGLRKVTGRGLLDRITCLQANAEQLGFPDNTFHAVTTGFCMRNVGNLTQAFTEIRRVLRPDGRFVCLEFSRPAYGWLRALYDWYSFRLLPWIGTKVARDRTGVYEYLPASIRTFPDQERLATLLREAGFRQVEYRNLTGGIVAIHVATK from the coding sequence ATGGTGCGGGCAGAACAATCCTCCATACCCGACAGTGCTGACGGGGCGGCGAAAGCCGTCTCAACCTGGTCCGGCCAGGCACGTGAACAAGCTGTCCAGCGCATGTTCACCGCGATCGCAGGCGTCTACGATCTCAACAATACCCTGCTCAGTTTCGGCCTCCATCACCATTGGAAACGCCTCACGGCCTCCTACGTGCCCACGGTCACGAACGGACGGGCGCTCGACATCGGCGCGGGAACGGCAGACCTCGCGCTGCTGATTGAACCGAAGATGGGCGAACAGGGCCATGTCGTCGCCTCCGATTTGAACCATGCCATGTTGGCCGAAGGTCTTCGCAAAGTGACAGGGCGAGGACTCCTCGACCGGATCACGTGCCTGCAGGCCAATGCCGAGCAACTGGGCTTTCCGGATAACACGTTTCATGCCGTGACGACGGGCTTCTGCATGCGAAATGTGGGCAACCTGACGCAGGCCTTCACAGAAATCCGGCGGGTCTTGCGACCGGACGGCCGCTTCGTCTGCCTGGAATTTTCCCGTCCGGCCTATGGCTGGTTGCGTGCGCTCTACGATTGGTATTCGTTTCGTCTGCTTCCCTGGATCGGCACCAAAGTTGCGCGTGATCGGACCGGGGTCTACGAATACCTGCCGGCCTCGATCAGAACCTTTCCCGATCAAGAACGGTTGGCCACGCTGCTGCGGGAAGCCGGGTTCCGCCAGGTGGAATACCGGAACCTCACCGGAGGCATTGTCGCCATCCACGTGGCAACGAAATAA
- a CDS encoding radical SAM protein — protein sequence MNSILYIFLPCKKVYPIGVTYLADFIHRRKPEVRQRILDLSLFSESQRTQAIRDAALEFKPDLVCFSWRDIQIFSPHEGDASLEHAFNFYFASNPIKRVAASFAGLKQLYRYYSHIRANLSYPWLIRKEFPKTQIMIGGGAFTAFADQLIEKLPEGTIGILGEGEDAILKVVNGESLENERYIIREGTQTRKGNQGSPALLDALTVDLPYLTSIFPQHASYMDESIGVQTKRGCPYDCAFCLYPYIEGKRVRYRPPEMVVKDIAQHYHQWGARRFWFTDAQFITGKEAYPQCTEILERILSEKLEIEWSGYIRTSLITPELAKLMVRSGVGDLEVAITSGSQEVLNNLHMGFKLERLYDGCRYLAEAGFKGKVILNYSLNSPKETEESLLQSVESYKKVASILGEDRVFPLMFFLGIQPNTDLEHRLLEEGYLSSGYNPLMLTPTSIRKLLYNPAPLNKIIAKACLAAWEQKEGSRDPRAWTGSLSQTTSSEAKPDQAHYADANLIRGIQNNSGREALLTLEEILRSRRPAQPTAAPTEKTAVSPMS from the coding sequence ATGAATTCCATCCTCTACATTTTTCTCCCCTGCAAAAAGGTCTACCCGATCGGCGTGACGTATCTGGCGGACTTTATCCATCGCCGGAAGCCAGAAGTGCGGCAGCGCATTCTCGATCTATCACTGTTTTCCGAATCGCAACGGACGCAAGCCATCCGCGATGCCGCGCTGGAGTTCAAGCCGGATCTGGTCTGTTTTTCGTGGCGGGACATTCAGATTTTTTCCCCCCACGAGGGAGACGCCTCGCTGGAGCACGCCTTCAATTTTTACTTCGCCAGCAATCCGATCAAGCGGGTGGCCGCGTCATTCGCCGGCTTGAAGCAGCTCTACCGGTATTACAGCCACATTCGGGCAAACCTGTCGTATCCCTGGTTGATCCGGAAAGAGTTCCCCAAAACTCAGATCATGATCGGCGGCGGAGCGTTTACGGCGTTTGCCGATCAATTGATCGAGAAACTTCCGGAAGGCACCATTGGAATCCTGGGTGAGGGGGAAGATGCGATTCTCAAGGTCGTCAACGGCGAATCGCTTGAAAATGAACGCTATATCATTCGGGAAGGAACACAGACACGCAAGGGGAATCAGGGCTCACCGGCACTGCTGGACGCCCTGACTGTCGACCTACCCTATCTCACATCGATTTTCCCGCAGCACGCCTCGTATATGGACGAATCAATCGGCGTCCAGACGAAACGCGGGTGTCCCTACGACTGTGCCTTCTGCCTCTATCCCTACATTGAAGGCAAACGGGTGCGGTATCGCCCGCCGGAAATGGTCGTCAAGGACATCGCTCAGCACTATCATCAGTGGGGCGCCCGTCGGTTCTGGTTCACCGATGCCCAGTTCATCACGGGCAAGGAGGCCTATCCCCAATGCACGGAGATTCTTGAACGAATCCTGAGCGAGAAGCTCGAGATTGAGTGGTCCGGCTATATCCGCACCTCGTTGATTACGCCGGAGTTGGCCAAGCTGATGGTGCGATCGGGTGTCGGAGATCTGGAAGTCGCCATCACCTCCGGGTCCCAGGAAGTGTTGAATAACCTGCACATGGGTTTCAAACTCGAACGCCTCTACGACGGTTGTCGTTATCTGGCCGAAGCCGGTTTCAAGGGCAAGGTGATCCTCAATTATTCACTGAACTCCCCGAAGGAGACGGAAGAGAGCCTGCTCCAGAGCGTCGAGTCCTACAAGAAGGTCGCGTCGATTTTAGGAGAGGACCGTGTGTTCCCCCTCATGTTCTTCCTCGGAATTCAGCCCAATACCGACCTGGAACACCGGCTGCTGGAAGAGGGCTATCTCTCGTCCGGGTATAACCCGCTCATGCTGACACCGACGAGCATTCGCAAGTTGCTGTACAATCCGGCGCCGCTCAACAAGATAATCGCCAAGGCCTGCCTGGCGGCGTGGGAACAAAAAGAAGGCAGCCGCGATCCTCGTGCATGGACCGGATCCCTTTCTCAAACGACCTCCTCAGAGGCCAAGCCGGATCAGGCTCATTATGCCGATGCGAATCTCATTCGAGGAATTCAGAATAACTCGGGACGAGAAGCGCTCCTGACCCTGGAAGAGATTCTCCGGTCACGCCGACCCGCTCAACCGACAGCCGCTCCCACGGAAAAGACGGCTGTGAGTCCAATGAGTTAG
- a CDS encoding universal stress protein UspA — MYKTIYIPVDNSDHSNTAVDVGVELAKTYGSKIVGSHVYAAKMHDKRFKQMEAGLPEEYHDEKELDRQRQIHDSLITRGLQIITDSYLDYVDKKCNEANLPVERRSLEGRNWKVLAEDINTNAYDLVIMGALGVGAVKDSVIGSNTERVLRRVRNSDMLIIKQPTPVGTGKIVVAVDGSPYSFGGLMTGLALGKAFNIPVEVISAFDPYFHYAAFHSISGVLNEEAGKVFRFKEQEKLHEEVIDSGLAKIYQSHLDISREIAQAEQTDVKTTLLDGKAFEKIIQYVRKENPWLLIVGRIGVHSDEDMDIGSNTENLLRSAACNILVSNRKYVPPIDTQAEYTIAWTEEALRRMERIPVFARGVAKTAIHRYAIEKGHTIISNTVVDAAVGHILPKGAMDAMRALGGNLDAAGIDRDKMQADDSVAQDLMGSTLSGMMTQVVEEKPAHSPGTQAYLDRMSQNYFVCDGCGYIGKGDTPVKCPVCSAEGDRFKQVDKSIFEAAAKAEGGLETDVAYDDIPMQWTKDAKEAIRAVPAGFQRRRAKAKIEKSARKLGMTTITLEYAGPMIQEAASEDYTPIFANKGTGTAAQPSADQSATNGTETGTANGTGTEQAQASQAPSSPYTWTPDAQGRLDRAPEGFMRECTKALIEKHADKIGTTVITLEVATEGIEQAKGYMADAMKTGNLKDMIANLTGSSKTGANR, encoded by the coding sequence ATGTACAAGACGATCTATATCCCGGTCGATAATTCCGACCATTCCAATACAGCCGTCGATGTCGGAGTTGAGCTGGCGAAAACCTATGGTTCAAAGATCGTGGGTAGCCATGTCTACGCGGCGAAGATGCACGATAAGCGATTTAAGCAGATGGAGGCAGGCCTCCCGGAAGAATATCACGACGAGAAAGAACTCGACCGGCAACGCCAGATCCATGACTCGCTGATTACCCGCGGACTTCAGATCATCACCGACTCCTACCTCGACTATGTCGATAAGAAATGTAATGAGGCCAATCTACCGGTCGAACGCCGCTCCTTGGAAGGCCGCAACTGGAAGGTGCTGGCCGAGGACATCAATACCAACGCCTACGACCTCGTGATCATGGGGGCCTTGGGAGTCGGAGCCGTCAAAGACAGCGTCATCGGCAGCAACACCGAGCGAGTCCTGCGTCGGGTGCGAAACTCCGACATGTTGATCATCAAACAGCCGACGCCTGTCGGCACGGGCAAGATCGTCGTGGCCGTAGACGGCAGCCCCTATTCCTTCGGCGGACTCATGACCGGGTTGGCGCTTGGCAAAGCCTTCAATATCCCGGTTGAAGTCATTTCCGCCTTCGATCCTTACTTCCATTATGCGGCGTTTCACAGCATCTCCGGCGTCCTCAATGAAGAGGCCGGCAAGGTCTTTCGCTTCAAAGAACAGGAAAAATTGCATGAGGAAGTGATCGACAGCGGTCTGGCGAAGATCTACCAATCACACCTCGATATTTCTCGCGAAATCGCCCAAGCCGAACAGACCGACGTCAAAACAACCCTGCTGGACGGCAAGGCCTTCGAAAAAATCATTCAGTACGTGCGGAAAGAGAATCCCTGGCTCCTCATCGTGGGCCGGATCGGCGTCCACAGCGACGAGGATATGGACATCGGCAGCAACACGGAAAACCTGCTGCGCTCCGCCGCCTGCAATATTTTGGTGTCGAACCGCAAGTATGTCCCGCCCATCGATACGCAGGCGGAGTACACCATCGCCTGGACGGAAGAAGCGTTGCGACGCATGGAACGGATTCCCGTGTTTGCCCGCGGGGTCGCCAAGACCGCCATCCATCGCTATGCCATCGAGAAGGGGCACACGATCATCAGCAATACGGTCGTCGATGCTGCGGTCGGACACATCCTTCCGAAGGGCGCCATGGACGCGATGCGGGCGCTCGGCGGGAACCTCGATGCAGCCGGCATTGATCGCGACAAGATGCAGGCGGACGATTCCGTCGCGCAGGATCTGATGGGCTCCACCCTGAGCGGAATGATGACCCAAGTTGTGGAAGAAAAACCGGCCCACAGCCCCGGCACGCAGGCCTACCTGGATCGAATGAGCCAGAACTACTTTGTGTGTGACGGCTGCGGATATATCGGCAAGGGCGACACCCCCGTGAAATGCCCCGTGTGCAGCGCTGAAGGCGATCGCTTCAAACAGGTGGACAAATCGATCTTCGAAGCGGCGGCCAAAGCGGAGGGCGGCCTCGAGACCGACGTCGCCTATGACGACATTCCGATGCAGTGGACAAAAGACGCCAAGGAAGCGATTCGCGCGGTACCGGCCGGATTCCAGCGTCGCCGGGCCAAAGCCAAGATCGAAAAGAGCGCCCGTAAACTCGGCATGACGACGATCACCCTCGAATATGCCGGCCCTATGATTCAGGAAGCGGCCTCTGAAGACTACACCCCAATCTTTGCGAACAAGGGGACCGGGACCGCAGCCCAACCTTCAGCCGACCAATCGGCGACCAACGGAACCGAGACCGGGACGGCGAACGGAACCGGTACTGAGCAGGCTCAGGCGTCACAAGCACCGTCATCTCCCTATACCTGGACCCCGGACGCACAAGGACGCTTAGATCGAGCACCGGAAGGATTCATGCGGGAATGCACGAAGGCCTTGATCGAGAAACATGCCGACAAGATCGGCACGACGGTCATCACTCTTGAAGTGGCGACCGAAGGGATTGAGCAAGCCAAGGGCTACATGGCGGATGCCATGAAGACCGGTAACCTCAAGGACATGATTGCCAATCTGACGGGTTCCTCCAAGACCGGGGCGAACCGCTGA
- a CDS encoding radical SAM protein: protein MGKSLPVLNIPFLGDKLESLQQQISKFISPTSPAAAPNDGRTVDDFKPYLVALNLTKRCNLKCDHCYLDATTKAGGGSDELSTEECFRLIDQIAEVNKGCLLVITGGEPLVRPDILDIARHAVGLGFIVVFGTNGMLINDRMAKTLVEIGVMGVGISIDSLNPDKHDHFRGVPGAFASALAGIEACKRNGLQFQVHFSAQPMNYQELPAVVEWAHTLGARVLNVFFMVCTGRGEELTDITPQQYEEVLGYLVECQDQYKDMLVRARCAPHFKRLAYEKDPNSPLTKATGYMGGGCLAGTNYARVTPNGELTPCPYMPLSAGNVRETSFADLWERSDVFNSFRYPQLKGKCGDCEYTDICGGCRARPYVDHGDWLDEDQWCLYTPKGGEKIKVAFNTPEESEVAWDNASELRLSRIPYFLRAMVKKGVERHARENGITLVTVELMEELRKKRFGNDAPVFNFDMRGKD, encoded by the coding sequence ATGGGAAAATCATTGCCGGTACTCAATATCCCGTTTCTTGGGGATAAGCTCGAGTCACTTCAGCAGCAGATCTCGAAGTTCATCTCCCCGACCTCTCCGGCGGCAGCGCCAAATGACGGCCGGACCGTTGATGACTTCAAACCCTATCTTGTTGCCCTAAACCTTACCAAGCGATGCAATCTCAAGTGCGACCATTGTTATCTCGACGCCACGACGAAAGCCGGCGGCGGATCAGATGAACTCAGCACGGAAGAATGCTTCCGTCTCATCGATCAAATTGCCGAGGTGAATAAAGGGTGTCTGCTGGTCATCACCGGCGGAGAACCGCTTGTCCGTCCGGACATTCTCGACATTGCCCGCCATGCAGTAGGACTGGGCTTTATCGTCGTCTTTGGCACCAACGGCATGTTGATCAACGATCGCATGGCCAAGACATTGGTAGAAATCGGCGTGATGGGAGTCGGTATCAGCATCGATTCGCTCAATCCCGACAAGCATGACCACTTTCGCGGAGTACCGGGTGCATTTGCCAGCGCACTGGCCGGTATCGAGGCGTGCAAGCGCAATGGACTTCAATTCCAAGTGCATTTCAGCGCCCAGCCCATGAACTATCAGGAGCTGCCTGCCGTGGTGGAATGGGCCCATACTCTCGGCGCGCGGGTCCTGAACGTGTTCTTCATGGTCTGCACCGGACGCGGCGAAGAACTGACGGACATTACACCCCAACAATACGAAGAAGTGCTGGGCTATCTGGTGGAGTGCCAGGACCAGTACAAGGACATGCTGGTTCGGGCGCGTTGTGCTCCGCATTTCAAACGGCTGGCCTACGAAAAGGATCCCAATTCCCCGTTGACCAAAGCCACCGGGTACATGGGCGGCGGCTGCCTCGCCGGAACCAATTATGCGCGCGTCACGCCGAACGGCGAACTCACGCCCTGCCCCTATATGCCGCTGTCGGCTGGCAATGTCCGAGAGACGAGCTTCGCTGATTTGTGGGAACGGTCGGATGTGTTCAATTCCTTCCGCTACCCGCAGCTGAAGGGGAAATGCGGAGATTGCGAATACACGGATATCTGCGGAGGCTGCCGGGCACGTCCCTATGTGGATCATGGCGACTGGCTGGATGAGGACCAATGGTGTCTCTACACGCCCAAGGGCGGCGAGAAGATCAAAGTCGCATTCAACACACCCGAGGAAAGCGAAGTTGCGTGGGATAACGCTTCAGAGCTTCGACTCAGCCGGATTCCCTACTTTCTCCGTGCCATGGTGAAGAAGGGCGTGGAACGGCATGCCCGTGAAAACGGTATTACCCTCGTAACCGTCGAATTGATGGAAGAGCTGCGAAAGAAACGTTTCGGAAACGACGCGCCGGTCTTCAATTTCGATATGAGAGGGAAGGACTAG
- a CDS encoding DUF4149 domain-containing protein, whose amino-acid sequence MDSVQSIFLDLNQLIPIVNHWFHLLSAVIWIGGLAFIVMAVKPGLRESALPKEYVRPITDAFYKHYKRVAGILLVVLLFTGGINLHYVNQIFVSQTGQGMQNHPKYLWIFCIKLILVLCLLTLFLYTVIFKSDQDEEEEGDNYESIPFQRAALWMGFFIILCAAAMKHLHQ is encoded by the coding sequence ATGGATTCCGTACAAAGCATTTTCCTTGACCTGAATCAGCTGATTCCAATCGTCAATCACTGGTTCCATCTCCTCTCAGCCGTCATCTGGATCGGCGGGCTCGCGTTCATCGTGATGGCCGTCAAGCCGGGACTCCGGGAATCCGCCCTGCCCAAGGAATATGTTCGCCCCATCACTGACGCCTTTTACAAGCATTACAAGCGGGTGGCGGGGATCCTGTTGGTCGTCTTGCTGTTCACCGGTGGCATCAACCTCCATTACGTCAATCAGATCTTCGTCTCGCAGACTGGCCAGGGCATGCAGAACCATCCAAAATACCTCTGGATTTTCTGCATCAAGCTGATCTTAGTCCTGTGCCTCCTCACGCTGTTCCTCTATACCGTCATTTTCAAATCAGATCAGGACGAAGAAGAGGAAGGCGACAATTACGAGTCGATTCCCTTTCAACGCGCCGCGCTCTGGATGGGGTTCTTCATCATCCTCTGCGCCGCCGCGATGAAACATCTCCATCAGTAG
- a CDS encoding response regulator: MTDLLSNDHSILERPFMEFRPFGLNDKGEKISDISGVVVQSNVDYMCDYLGRTAGSAKAAEALDQLCRLLNARLPDRTYHVTPDFLRNIWNSYSYEFVCYLREFCEQLSGDPQFHVNVGTDRKVPPLIQILCRPFSTQQLYKMWPSFGRKYVRDVLEFEVGRVTRRSAVLRMTFTERALVQFGPYRKRCVDVICLSCKSSIARVQTQLHGTPAATVKDLSCTAKGDPYCEWEFTWTPQVRSSIPLAMWTLVAGGTFTYVHLRWPDVPTFEALGLAAVPASLLWWMITSHMRQATKPLQRLIKDQEQVVDARHEELREAYLEQQSTAVTLRRKVNDLTTLHRAGLLFSSTFDREELLTNVLDTIVRDLHYDRAMITQFDRTRQVSHDFRARGIPQEVADFLRTQEVSVTDPESVEGAVFLRGEPVLTNNVHEIWDRLHPFDQKLIAMVNVKSFITVPLKTHDAVIGSLSVDRTHNQALTQDDLDMLMTLASQVAIALDNAQAYREIEALNAGLEVRVRERTAELEAANAQLKQMDRLKSKFLAHVSHELRTPLTSIVGFADNMLEGLVGSLNMKQEQYLTRIRANGTRLARMITDLLDLSRVEAGKLVLSFDHVALQPVVSDVIEQLSPLAIAKHLQIELHSPDPALLVWADPDRVSQILTNLLDNAIKYTPEGGHISINLSVGDHEMARVVVRDTGQGIPADALPKLFDPFFRVHHQERSQTKGLGLGLAIVKDLVDLHGGSIMVHSTVDEGTEFSFTLPLHSRAPEPAAPLPAARRRLLVVDDDTDICDLLRDRLESDGFHVDTATDGGTALRILAEAPIDGVLLDIALPEMDGLEVLRQLRPQQPSLPVVMMTAVEALDRAMAAVEAGAQGYLLKPFDAARLRHIVDHWFLAGSSKTDPSIGR, encoded by the coding sequence ATGACCGACCTTCTCTCGAATGACCACTCAATTCTCGAGCGTCCGTTCATGGAATTTCGCCCTTTCGGCCTGAACGATAAGGGCGAAAAGATCTCCGATATCAGCGGCGTTGTCGTCCAATCCAACGTGGATTACATGTGCGACTACCTCGGCCGCACCGCCGGCTCCGCGAAAGCGGCCGAAGCCCTGGATCAACTCTGCCGTCTGCTCAATGCCCGCCTCCCTGACCGCACCTATCACGTGACACCCGATTTTCTTCGCAACATCTGGAATAGTTACTCCTACGAATTCGTGTGTTACCTAAGAGAATTCTGCGAACAGTTATCCGGAGACCCCCAGTTCCACGTCAACGTGGGAACGGACCGGAAGGTTCCGCCTCTCATCCAGATTCTCTGCCGCCCGTTTTCAACCCAGCAACTCTATAAGATGTGGCCCTCCTTCGGACGGAAGTATGTCCGCGATGTGTTGGAGTTCGAAGTCGGTCGGGTGACCAGACGCTCGGCCGTTCTTCGCATGACATTTACGGAACGGGCCCTTGTCCAATTCGGTCCCTACCGGAAACGCTGCGTCGACGTGATCTGCCTGTCCTGCAAGAGCAGCATCGCGCGCGTGCAAACGCAGCTGCACGGCACACCGGCCGCCACGGTCAAAGACCTCTCGTGCACCGCCAAGGGCGATCCATACTGCGAATGGGAGTTTACCTGGACTCCGCAAGTCCGGAGTTCCATCCCCCTCGCCATGTGGACGCTGGTAGCCGGTGGCACCTTTACCTATGTCCACCTGCGTTGGCCCGACGTTCCCACATTCGAAGCACTGGGGCTTGCCGCCGTTCCCGCCTCTCTCCTGTGGTGGATGATTACCAGCCATATGCGGCAGGCGACTAAACCCCTTCAGCGCTTGATCAAAGATCAAGAACAGGTTGTCGATGCCAGGCATGAGGAACTACGCGAAGCCTACCTCGAACAACAAAGCACGGCGGTGACGTTACGCCGGAAAGTGAACGACCTCACGACACTTCACCGCGCGGGATTGTTGTTCAGCTCGACGTTCGATCGCGAAGAGCTGCTGACCAATGTTTTGGACACCATCGTCCGCGATTTGCACTACGATCGCGCCATGATCACCCAGTTTGATCGAACCAGACAGGTCTCGCACGACTTTCGGGCGCGCGGTATCCCGCAGGAAGTAGCGGATTTTTTGCGTACGCAGGAGGTGTCAGTCACCGACCCGGAGTCGGTGGAAGGCGCCGTGTTTTTGCGCGGCGAACCGGTGCTGACGAATAACGTGCATGAGATCTGGGATCGATTGCACCCGTTCGATCAAAAATTGATCGCCATGGTCAATGTGAAATCCTTCATTACCGTTCCGCTGAAAACACACGACGCCGTGATTGGCTCACTTTCGGTCGATCGCACGCACAACCAGGCGCTGACCCAGGACGACCTCGACATGCTGATGACCTTGGCCAGTCAGGTGGCCATTGCCCTCGACAATGCCCAAGCCTACCGGGAAATCGAGGCGCTCAACGCAGGATTGGAAGTCCGCGTTCGTGAACGGACCGCCGAATTGGAGGCGGCCAACGCGCAACTCAAGCAAATGGATCGGCTCAAATCAAAATTCCTCGCCCACGTCTCCCATGAATTGCGGACCCCTCTCACCAGCATCGTCGGGTTTGCGGACAATATGCTCGAGGGACTGGTCGGCTCGCTCAACATGAAGCAGGAGCAATATCTGACCCGGATCAGAGCCAATGGAACCAGGCTCGCGCGCATGATCACCGATTTGCTCGATCTCTCCCGGGTCGAAGCGGGCAAACTGGTTCTCTCCTTCGACCACGTGGCGCTGCAACCAGTGGTCAGCGACGTCATCGAACAACTCTCGCCTCTCGCGATCGCTAAACACTTACAGATCGAACTCCACAGTCCTGACCCGGCGCTGCTGGTCTGGGCCGATCCGGATCGCGTCAGCCAGATTTTGACGAATCTGCTGGATAATGCTATCAAGTACACTCCGGAAGGGGGACACATTTCCATCAACCTTTCGGTCGGTGATCATGAGATGGCCCGTGTCGTCGTTCGCGACACCGGTCAAGGCATCCCCGCCGACGCCCTGCCGAAACTCTTCGATCCGTTTTTCCGCGTGCACCATCAAGAGCGGAGCCAGACGAAGGGGTTAGGCCTCGGGCTGGCGATTGTGAAAGATTTGGTGGATCTGCACGGCGGCAGCATCATGGTTCACAGCACGGTTGATGAAGGCACGGAGTTTTCGTTCACCCTGCCTCTACACTCGCGTGCGCCAGAACCCGCTGCTCCACTCCCTGCCGCCCGACGCAGACTGCTGGTGGTCGATGACGACACAGATATTTGCGACCTTCTGCGTGATCGGCTGGAATCGGACGGATTTCACGTCGACACGGCTACAGACGGTGGAACGGCCTTGCGCATCCTGGCGGAGGCGCCAATCGACGGGGTGTTGCTGGACATCGCCTTACCGGAGATGGATGGCCTTGAGGTGTTGCGACAACTGCGCCCCCAACAACCTTCGTTGCCGGTGGTGATGATGACGGCCGTAGAGGCGTTGGATCGCGCCATGGCGGCAGTAGAAGCCGGCGCACAGGGATATCTCCTCAAACCATTCGACGCCGCCCGCTTGCGACACATCGTCGACCACTGGTTCCTGGCCGGCTCGAGCAAAACGGACCCGAGCATAGGACGATAA